A genomic stretch from Tenrec ecaudatus isolate mTenEca1 chromosome X, mTenEca1.hap1, whole genome shotgun sequence includes:
- the ARL13A gene encoding ADP-ribosylation factor-like protein 13A, producing the protein MITDLFETINKTLLILDLKLSVLPTRMEKYIQSDLITLLLNDCNVYIYDLNGDPKSRELWPNYYAQAHGIVFVLDSSDLERMHEVKIVLPSVLSDPRVAGKPILLLANKQDKTGALLTEDIAEHLLLERLVRETKSMCRVESCSAIINFQTAYHQSIIEGVRWLLSTIGDKYEELCTRQQQYEVGISSTLSNRICKGFRRLTKRCYFGRFYTRLKVSKNKRLDFSQHSEEVKPLKPILQKEGLRIKPKKNISVTFALDEPMEEEACFMGSEDQNATELYCSQRGFTPTAYIDDYLFEGNAAELVLGHNFEISPILSRNRLY; encoded by the exons ATGATCACTGACTTATTTGAGACTATAAATAAGACATTACTGATTCTGGACTTGAAACTCTCAG TGCTTCCCACAAGaatggaaaaatatatacaatCTGACCTGATAACTCTGCTATTAAACGACTGCAATGTTTACATCTATGACCTCAATGGAGACCCGAAGAGCCGAGAATTATGGCCAAACTACTACGCGCAGGCACATGGGATTGTTTTTGTGCTAGACTCCAGTGACTTAGAGCGCATGCATGAAGTGAAAATTGTCTTACCAAGTGTTCTGTCCGATCCCAGAGTTGCAGGAAAACCCATCTTACT CCTGGCAAATAAACAAGACAAGACAGGTGCCCTTCTGACTGAGGATATTGCCGAGCACCTGCTCTTGGAAAGGCTAGTAAGAGAGACTAAATCCATGTGCCGAGTG GAATCTTGTTCAGCAATCATAAACTTCCAAACTGCATATCATCAATCCATCATTGAAGGGGTGCGCTGGTTGTTATCTACCATCGGGGATAAATATGAAGAACTGTGTACTCGCCAACAGCAATATGAAGTGGGAATATCATCTACCTTAAGCAACCGAATTTGCAAAGGCTTCAGAAGGCTTACAAAAAGATGCTATTTTGGCAG ATTCTATACCAGGCTGAAAGTATCCAAAAATAAAAGACTGGATTTTTCACAACACTCAGAAGAAGTTAAGCCCCTAAAGCCAATCCTACAG AAAGAAGGTTTAAGAATAAAGCCTAAAAAGAATATATCAGTAACATTTGCTTTAGATGAACCGATGGAGGAAGAGGCATGTTTTATGGGAAGTGAAGATCAGAATGCTACTGAGCTCTACTGTAGTCAAAGGGGCTTTACTCCAACTGCATACATTGACGACTATCTTTTTGAAGGTAATGCTGCTGAACTAGTGCTTGGCCACAATTTCGAAATCAGTCCTATTTTGAGTCGGAACCGATTATACTAG